From a single Azospirillum fermentarium genomic region:
- a CDS encoding methylamine dehydrogenase light chain, which yields MNLFDTILERIDRFTERSTRTVAKTSGRRSFLARAGGMMLGGAMLPLLPFDRTFGQAMAATPTDGDALVCEYWRYCALDGNLCSACGGSITQCPPGSEASKVSWVGTCRNPNDGKDYLVAYNDCCGKPICANSPSCLRSEGERPGYRMGLHNDINWCMANASKGYHCTVAILVGLAE from the coding sequence ATGAACCTGTTCGACACGATCCTGGAGAGGATCGACCGCTTCACCGAGCGGAGCACCCGCACGGTGGCCAAGACCAGCGGGCGGCGCAGCTTCCTGGCCCGTGCCGGGGGCATGATGCTGGGCGGGGCGATGCTGCCGCTGCTGCCCTTCGACCGCACCTTCGGTCAGGCCATGGCCGCCACCCCCACCGACGGCGACGCGCTGGTGTGCGAGTACTGGCGCTATTGCGCGTTGGACGGCAACCTGTGCAGTGCGTGCGGCGGGTCGATCACCCAGTGCCCGCCGGGGTCGGAGGCGTCCAAGGTGTCGTGGGTCGGCACCTGCCGCAACCCCAACGACGGCAAGGATTATCTGGTCGCCTACAACGATTGCTGCGGCAAGCCCATCTGCGCCAACAGCCCGTCGTGCCTGCGCTCGGAAGGGGAACGCCCCGGCTACCGCATGGGCCTGCACAACGACATCAATTGGTGCATGGCCAACGCGTCCAAGGGCTACCATTGCACGGTGGCCATCCTGGTCGGTCTGGCCGAATGA
- a CDS encoding helix-turn-helix domain-containing protein, with protein MMDLHRQRFADASEQECGLRNWTQHYVQLKPGSYDGSVETLTLPGVSISREWINVAVEQDVVAPAGRMVFVQPLTPVEDGRINAARIPDGHVIMLHGGQEVHAALPPGSDLLIVTVDKERLPVPVRRPAPAYLAAGFTAADVAGTWFLSLLAGSMAGELAAGPEQALLLSDLMTDKLAYLFDRIVAGGRALGLRSSGDFRLFQRARDLVAAESEEPHTISEIALRLDVSAAALRQAFLTTVGIGPGTWLRQHRLDGARRDLMASDTTGSTVSDIAMKWGFWHLGRFSAYYAEQYGESPSQTARKTDEAAHPDKAGGRRRRRPS; from the coding sequence ATGATGGATTTGCATCGGCAGCGTTTTGCGGATGCGAGCGAGCAGGAGTGCGGCCTGCGCAACTGGACCCAGCACTATGTGCAGTTGAAGCCGGGGAGCTATGACGGGTCGGTGGAGACCCTGACCCTGCCGGGCGTGAGCATTTCGCGGGAATGGATCAATGTGGCGGTGGAGCAGGACGTGGTGGCCCCGGCGGGCCGCATGGTGTTCGTCCAACCGCTGACGCCGGTCGAGGACGGGCGCATCAACGCCGCGCGCATCCCCGACGGCCACGTCATCATGCTGCACGGCGGGCAGGAGGTTCACGCCGCCCTTCCCCCCGGCAGCGACCTGCTGATCGTGACGGTGGACAAGGAGCGGCTGCCGGTGCCGGTGCGGCGTCCGGCCCCGGCTTATCTGGCCGCGGGGTTCACGGCGGCGGACGTGGCGGGGACATGGTTCCTGTCGCTGCTGGCCGGCAGCATGGCGGGCGAATTGGCTGCCGGGCCGGAACAGGCGCTGCTGCTGTCCGACCTGATGACCGACAAGCTGGCCTATCTGTTCGACCGCATCGTCGCGGGGGGCCGGGCGCTGGGGCTGCGCTCGTCCGGCGATTTCCGTCTGTTCCAGCGCGCCCGCGATCTGGTGGCGGCGGAAAGCGAGGAGCCGCACACCATCAGCGAAATCGCGCTGCGCCTGGACGTGTCGGCGGCGGCGCTGCGTCAGGCGTTCCTGACCACGGTCGGCATCGGCCCCGGCACATGGCTGCGCCAGCACCGGCTGGACGGGGCGCGGCGGGATCTGATGGCGTCCGACACCACCGGCAGCACCGTGTCGGACATCGCCATGAAATGGGGATTCTGGCACCTGGGGCGCTTTTCCGCCTATTACGCCGAACAGTACGGCGAATCCCCGTCCCAGACCGCGCGCAAGACCGACGAGGCCGCCCACCCCGACAAGGCGGGGGGACGGAGGCGCCGCCGCCCGTCTTGA
- a CDS encoding MauE/DoxX family redox-associated membrane protein encodes MTGGAWGALASGTAVVFTTLLFARAAWHKLADFTAFTGYVADYQLMPESWSKAAGAVVVAAELLAVAALVLPGGQAAGVALSIALLLGYAAAMGINLRRGRDRIECGCGGAVQPLNQALILRNIGLSALAAVGFIGSDFGLLAPEAVTALMGGATLWIGYVLVDQILANGAYLRRRA; translated from the coding sequence ATGACCGGCGGGGCGTGGGGCGCGCTCGCCTCCGGGACGGCGGTGGTGTTCACCACCCTGCTGTTCGCCCGCGCCGCCTGGCACAAGCTGGCCGATTTCACCGCCTTCACCGGCTATGTCGCCGATTACCAGCTGATGCCCGAGTCCTGGTCCAAAGCCGCCGGGGCCGTGGTGGTGGCGGCCGAGTTGCTGGCCGTGGCCGCCCTGGTGCTGCCGGGCGGGCAGGCGGCGGGGGTGGCGCTGTCCATCGCCCTGCTGCTGGGCTACGCGGCGGCCATGGGGATCAACCTGCGCCGGGGCCGCGACCGCATCGAATGCGGGTGCGGCGGGGCGGTGCAGCCGCTGAACCAGGCGTTGATCCTGCGCAACATCGGCCTGTCGGCGCTGGCCGCCGTCGGCTTTATCGGTTCCGATTTCGGCTTGCTGGCGCCGGAAGCGGTCACGGCCCTGATGGGCGGTGCGACCCTGTGGATCGGCTATGTGCTGGTCGATCAGATCCTTGCCAACGGCGCGTACCTGCGCCGCCGCGCCTGA
- the mauD gene encoding methylamine dehydrogenase accessory protein MauD: METVNVLTFAIGMLWLVVIALIVALFALARQVGVLFERISPMGALINDSGPKVGDVSPQFALPSLTGGEVAIGPRAGRATLVFFVSPTCPVCKKLLPVLRSVRQAESKWLDVVLASDGEREKHERFIETANLSAFPYVVSTELGLAYRVSRLPFAVLLDSAGVVRSKGLINSREQLESLFNAHEMGVGSIQSFLDDPAAPARG, from the coding sequence ATGGAAACCGTGAACGTTCTGACCTTCGCCATCGGCATGCTGTGGCTGGTGGTGATCGCCCTGATCGTGGCGCTGTTCGCGCTGGCCCGTCAGGTGGGCGTGCTGTTCGAGCGCATTTCGCCCATGGGCGCGCTCATCAACGACTCCGGCCCCAAGGTCGGCGATGTGTCGCCGCAGTTCGCCCTGCCCAGCCTGACGGGCGGCGAGGTCGCCATCGGCCCGCGGGCGGGGCGTGCGACGCTGGTGTTCTTCGTGTCGCCCACCTGCCCGGTGTGCAAGAAGCTGCTGCCCGTGCTGCGCTCGGTCCGGCAGGCGGAATCCAAGTGGCTGGACGTGGTGCTGGCCAGCGACGGCGAGCGGGAGAAGCACGAACGCTTCATCGAAACCGCCAACCTGTCGGCTTTCCCCTATGTGGTGTCCACCGAACTGGGGCTGGCCTACCGCGTCTCGCGCCTGCCGTTCGCCGTCCTGCTGGACAGCGCGGGCGTGGTCCGGTCCAAGGGCCTGATCAACAGCCGCGAGCAGCTCGAAAGCCTGTTCAACGCCCATGAGATGGGCGTCGGCTCGATCCAGAGCTTCCTGGACGACCCGGCGGCCCCGGCCCGCGGCTGA
- a CDS encoding aminotransferase-like domain-containing protein, whose amino-acid sequence MSHGRQGNETPTAAPSGAMWVPVTAGRDKPVYLAIADAIADDIAAGILTPGQRLPPQRHLAALMGIDFTTVSRAYVEARHRGLIDARVGQGTFVRAAAPAGPARPEPVPMPGPVSGLVDMTMNQPPVPADPALLERMRAGMAAALPAGLSGLLHYPDGLDPDAEADGPAAAAAWLAPRLPGVPADRLLTAPGTQGALLALLTLLTQPGDTVCTEALTYPGFKAAAAQRGLRVVGVPMDGDGIDPGALDRCCAEHGPALLYCTPTLHNPTTATMPEDRRRAVAAVVQRHGLPVLEDDVYGPLPATPIPPLAAFAPDQVFHIAGLAKCLSPQVRIAYVAAPSARQALRLGAVLRGSALMPSPITAAVARRWIADGTAAQVLGAIRAEAVARRAMAASLLPPGSTIGPAEAYHVWLPLPAVWPRADFAAYLRTHGIAAVTADAFAADGTSPVPEALRLCLGAAHGRDGTRRMLAVVAEALDRLPAAPGTVI is encoded by the coding sequence ATGAGCCACGGCAGACAGGGGAACGAGACCCCGACGGCGGCCCCCAGCGGGGCCATGTGGGTGCCCGTGACCGCGGGGCGGGACAAGCCGGTCTATCTGGCCATCGCCGACGCCATCGCCGACGACATCGCCGCCGGCATCCTGACCCCCGGCCAGCGGCTGCCGCCCCAGCGGCATCTGGCGGCCCTGATGGGCATCGACTTCACCACCGTCAGCCGGGCGTATGTGGAGGCGCGCCACCGCGGGCTGATCGACGCGCGGGTGGGCCAGGGCACCTTTGTCCGCGCCGCCGCACCCGCCGGCCCGGCCCGGCCCGAACCGGTCCCCATGCCGGGGCCGGTATCGGGGCTGGTCGATATGACCATGAACCAGCCGCCGGTCCCTGCCGATCCGGCGCTGCTGGAACGGATGCGGGCGGGGATGGCGGCGGCGCTGCCCGCCGGGCTGTCCGGCCTGCTGCATTATCCCGACGGGCTGGACCCGGATGCGGAGGCCGACGGGCCCGCGGCGGCGGCGGCGTGGCTGGCCCCGCGGCTGCCCGGCGTGCCCGCCGACCGGCTGCTGACCGCGCCGGGCACGCAAGGGGCGCTTTTGGCGCTGCTGACCCTGCTGACCCAGCCCGGCGACACCGTGTGCACCGAGGCGCTGACCTACCCCGGCTTCAAGGCCGCCGCCGCCCAGCGCGGGCTGCGGGTGGTGGGGGTGCCCATGGACGGCGACGGCATCGACCCCGGCGCGCTGGACCGCTGCTGCGCCGAACACGGGCCGGCGCTGCTCTATTGCACGCCCACCCTGCACAACCCCACCACCGCCACCATGCCGGAAGACCGGCGGCGGGCGGTGGCCGCGGTGGTGCAGCGCCACGGGCTGCCGGTGCTGGAAGACGACGTGTACGGCCCCCTGCCCGCCACGCCGATTCCACCGCTGGCCGCCTTCGCCCCGGATCAGGTGTTCCACATCGCCGGGCTGGCGAAATGCCTGTCGCCGCAGGTGCGCATCGCCTATGTGGCCGCCCCCTCGGCGCGGCAGGCGTTGCGGCTGGGAGCGGTGCTGCGGGGATCGGCGCTGATGCCCTCGCCCATCACCGCGGCGGTGGCCCGGCGGTGGATCGCCGACGGCACCGCCGCCCAGGTGCTGGGGGCCATCCGCGCCGAGGCCGTGGCCCGCCGGGCCATGGCGGCATCCCTCCTGCCCCCCGGCAGCACCATCGGCCCGGCAGAGGCGTACCACGTGTGGCTGCCCCTGCCCGCGGTGTGGCCGCGGGCCGATTTCGCCGCCTATCTGCGCACCCACGGCATCGCCGCCGTCACCGCCGACGCCTTCGCCGCCGACGGCACGTCCCCGGTGCCGGAGGCGCTGCGCCTGTGCCTGGGCGCGGCCCACGGGCGCGACGGCACCCGCCGCATGCTGGCGGTGGTGGCCGAGGCGCTGGACCGGCTGCCCGCGGCGCCCGGCACGGTGATCTGA
- a CDS encoding c-type cytochrome translates to MRLGATLLTLAALVAPPALAAGPGETVFNQVCAACHQAGGVGAPGLAPSLVDPPFWQKLGTGAPGYVTGVLLGGLSGTIVARGETLMGLVMPAQEALGDADLAAAATYVLKDLNGIGVTVDASAVAAARKAVPSHAELRAQRKAAAQ, encoded by the coding sequence ATGAGGCTGGGTGCGACCCTGCTGACGCTGGCGGCGCTGGTGGCGCCGCCGGCGCTGGCCGCCGGGCCGGGCGAGACCGTGTTCAATCAGGTCTGCGCCGCCTGCCACCAGGCGGGCGGGGTGGGGGCGCCGGGTCTGGCGCCGTCGCTGGTGGACCCGCCGTTCTGGCAGAAGCTGGGCACGGGTGCCCCCGGCTATGTGACGGGCGTGCTGCTGGGCGGGCTGTCGGGCACCATCGTGGCGCGGGGGGAAACCCTGATGGGGCTGGTGATGCCGGCCCAGGAAGCGCTCGGCGATGCCGATCTTGCCGCCGCCGCCACCTATGTTCTGAAGGATCTCAACGGGATCGGGGTGACCGTGGACGCATCGGCCGTCGCCGCCGCCCGCAAGGCGGTGCCGTCCCATGCCGAACTGCGCGCCCAGCGCAAGGCGGCGGCGCAATGA
- a CDS encoding amine dehydrogenase large subunit, with the protein MVQFERLALCAVLALAAAPAMAQQAPFKPEQLSVKSAIDPGPNLLIHQQEWKGAGSTAVFSKDDLSFKGTLATGNMAQMLVGVDGKTAYAQSTFMKRIVSGDLEHVLQIYDIATLTPVKEVSLPPKAAMSLGYAALLQQSADGKFVYVQNGTPASSVTVVDVTKAAVTQEIPTPGCWGIYPSAKGYGFTMLCGTGTVGAFSLTDAGTLAGSTQSAKIFDPDKDPLFITSATIGGDRLFPSYGGSILRVSDADKTAKLVETVTINEGIEGHWAPGGYAPMAYSEKAGVLFVGMHADARNGSHKNAAEEVWAYDLKARKLLSRTPVEHLMTIIVTGDAEPVVFGLTEDPKVIRFTTDPKAGFALAKTGEAKLTGYPYVAAVTP; encoded by the coding sequence GTGGTCCAGTTCGAACGGCTCGCCCTTTGTGCGGTCCTGGCCCTTGCCGCCGCCCCCGCCATGGCGCAGCAGGCCCCCTTCAAACCGGAACAGCTCAGCGTTAAAAGTGCCATCGACCCCGGCCCCAACCTGTTGATTCATCAACAGGAATGGAAGGGTGCAGGGTCCACCGCCGTGTTCTCCAAGGACGATCTGTCCTTCAAGGGAACCCTGGCGACGGGCAACATGGCGCAGATGCTGGTGGGTGTGGACGGCAAGACCGCCTATGCCCAGTCCACCTTCATGAAGCGCATCGTTTCCGGCGATCTGGAGCATGTCCTCCAGATCTACGACATCGCCACCCTGACCCCGGTCAAGGAGGTGAGCCTGCCGCCCAAGGCCGCCATGTCGCTGGGCTATGCCGCCCTGTTGCAGCAGAGTGCGGACGGCAAATTCGTCTATGTCCAGAACGGGACGCCCGCCTCGTCGGTCACGGTGGTTGACGTGACCAAGGCCGCGGTGACCCAGGAAATCCCAACCCCCGGTTGCTGGGGCATCTACCCCTCGGCCAAGGGCTACGGCTTCACCATGCTGTGCGGTACGGGCACGGTGGGGGCGTTCTCCCTGACCGACGCCGGCACGCTGGCGGGTTCGACCCAGAGCGCCAAGATCTTCGATCCCGACAAGGATCCGCTGTTCATCACCTCGGCCACCATCGGCGGCGACCGGCTGTTCCCCAGCTACGGCGGGTCGATCCTGCGGGTGTCGGACGCCGACAAGACCGCCAAACTGGTCGAGACGGTCACGATCAACGAGGGGATCGAGGGCCACTGGGCGCCCGGCGGCTATGCCCCCATGGCCTACAGCGAAAAGGCCGGCGTGCTGTTCGTCGGCATGCACGCCGATGCCAGGAACGGCAGCCACAAGAACGCCGCGGAAGAGGTCTGGGCCTATGACCTGAAGGCCAGGAAGCTGCTGTCGCGCACGCCGGTCGAGCATCTGATGACCATCATCGTCACCGGCGATGCCGAGCCGGTGGTGTTCGGCCTGACCGAAGACCCCAAGGTCATCCGCTTCACCACCGACCCCAAGGCCGGTTTCGCCCTGGCCAAGACCGGGGAAGCCAAGCTGACCGGCTATCCCTATGTGGCCGCGGTGACGCCATGA
- a CDS encoding c-type cytochrome → MMRAVRIMAGVAVIGAGALLASASGARADGYTPVTNYILRCAGCHSMDGSGHPVGGIPDFRGYIGAFMNDDDGRTYVVRVPGVAGAGLTAAETAAVLNLVVANWAGDSRPATFRPFTEAEVTERRTRPVTDVVVLRREIAARLVKQGLPMAEYPWP, encoded by the coding sequence ATGATGCGTGCTGTTCGTATCATGGCCGGCGTTGCCGTGATCGGTGCCGGTGCCCTGCTGGCTTCGGCGTCCGGGGCGCGCGCCGACGGCTACACCCCGGTGACCAACTACATCCTGCGCTGTGCCGGGTGCCACAGCATGGACGGCTCCGGCCACCCGGTGGGGGGCATCCCGGATTTCCGCGGGTATATCGGGGCGTTCATGAACGACGACGATGGCCGCACCTATGTGGTGCGGGTGCCGGGGGTGGCGGGCGCCGGCCTGACCGCGGCGGAGACCGCCGCCGTGCTCAATCTGGTGGTCGCCAACTGGGCGGGGGACTCGAGACCCGCCACGTTCCGCCCCTTCACCGAGGCGGAGGTCACCGAACGCCGCACCCGCCCGGTGACCGACGTGGTGGTGCTGCGCCGGGAGATCGCCGCCCGGCTGGTGAAACAGGGGTTGCCCATGGCCGAATACCCCTGGCCGTGA
- a CDS encoding FkbM family methyltransferase, whose product MATLTEALELAIQHHKAGRLNEAGGVYQNILSALPGQPEAQHLFACLCYQANRQDLIPALGPMTPPDMLAPADAHRIGLQIWDTAGAERALPYLQRAADGRPDSTSELADYASALSILGQHTAANMVYAHMAAAIRGHNAREPVRSFSQFGEDQILYRLFRDIPFGRFADVGAHHPVQMSNTYGLYTRGWRGVCLEPHPKLNALFQTYRPEDVCLDIAASDKDGEMEFFHGEHTVHSSLKRSFIHTTSTPVQVRRLETVLDELNFPHEFELLSIDTEGTEINVLLGLNLEKYRPRVIISEVDTAGKMNYELMAFLPANGYYVIWQNGTNVIASRFFREDYNAALN is encoded by the coding sequence ATGGCCACCTTGACAGAGGCGCTGGAACTCGCCATCCAGCACCATAAAGCTGGGCGTTTGAACGAGGCGGGAGGAGTCTATCAGAACATCCTCAGCGCCCTGCCTGGCCAGCCCGAGGCCCAGCATCTGTTCGCTTGCCTCTGTTACCAGGCCAACCGTCAGGATCTCATCCCGGCCCTCGGTCCGATGACGCCTCCCGATATGCTGGCCCCGGCCGATGCCCATCGAATCGGTCTGCAAATCTGGGATACCGCCGGGGCCGAAAGGGCGTTGCCATACCTGCAGCGGGCTGCCGATGGGCGGCCTGACAGCACGTCCGAGCTTGCCGATTACGCCAGCGCTCTGTCGATCCTGGGGCAACACACCGCGGCCAACATGGTGTATGCACACATGGCCGCGGCCATCCGTGGCCACAATGCGCGTGAACCCGTCCGATCGTTCAGCCAATTCGGTGAAGACCAGATCTTGTACCGGCTGTTCCGTGACATTCCTTTCGGACGATTCGCCGATGTGGGCGCGCACCATCCGGTTCAAATGAGCAACACATATGGGCTGTACACGCGCGGATGGCGGGGTGTATGCCTGGAACCGCATCCCAAGCTCAATGCCCTTTTCCAGACCTACCGCCCCGAGGATGTCTGTCTGGACATCGCTGCCTCCGATAAAGACGGGGAGATGGAGTTCTTCCACGGGGAACACACGGTTCACTCGTCGCTAAAACGTAGTTTTATCCACACCACCTCCACCCCCGTACAGGTCCGGCGCCTGGAAACGGTTCTGGACGAATTGAATTTTCCTCATGAATTCGAGCTTTTGAGCATTGACACCGAAGGAACAGAAATCAATGTCTTGCTTGGCTTGAATCTTGAAAAATACCGCCCTCGCGTCATCATTTCCGAAGTCGATACCGCCGGTAAAATGAATTACGAATTGATGGCCTTTTTGCCCGCCAACGGCTATTATGTTATTTGGCAGAATGGAACCAATGTTATTGCAAGCCGTTTTTTCCGTGAAGATTACAATGCTGCTCTGAATTAA